The following DNA comes from Noviherbaspirillum sp. L7-7A.
TGCCCGACCGCATAGAACAGGGTCACGAAACTGACGGCCAGCGGCGCCTCGTGCGGCGCCACCGTCTCGGTGGAGGCGGCGAGGATGGCGCTGAACATGCCGGACAGGGTGCATCCCACCACCAGGAAATGCGCCGCGAAGCCGCCCAGGACGGGCCAGATCACCGGGATCAGGGTCGCCACGAGGGTCAGGCTGACGCAGATGCGCAGGACAGCCGGGCGGCCGTAGCGATCCGACAGCCAGCCCCAGCAGGGACTGGCGAAGATCGACAGGATGCCGCTGGCCGCGGCCAGCTTGCCCGCCGTCAGCGCGGACAGGCCCGCCTCAAGCGCGAAGCTGTACATGAAGACCGCCTGCACGATGTAGGTGATGCCGACGATGCCGTACAGCAGGCCCACGGTAATCACATGGCGGTCGCGGAATACCCGCGCCTTGTCGACCCGGTGCTTGCCGGCGGCGCCGCTCGACGCCGGGTTACGCAGCAGGAAGAATGCCGCAGTAAGCGCCATCAGCGCGGTGGCGGCAAACAGCGCCCATGCCATGCGCCAGCCATTCTCGCCCAGGGCGGTATTGAGGTAAGGCACCAGCGCACCCGTGATCAGGAGGCCCAGGCCGACGCCGCTGTTGGCAATGCCGATCACGGCGCCGCGCCGTTGCGGAAACCAGCCCGCGAGCAGGGAGATCACCGGCGTGTAGCTGAAAGCGGTGCCAAAGCCCAGCAGCGCCATCAGTCCCATCAGCACCCGGTAATCCGAGGCCAGCGCCAGGCCGCCGAAGCCGGCGGCGGTCATTGCCACGCCGCAGAGCACGGCGGCGCGGCCGCCCCAGCGCGCCGCCGCCATGCCTGCCACCATGATCAGCACCAGGTAGCCCAGCGCGCTGGCCGTGCCCAGGGTGCCGGCCTGCTGATAGCTCAGGCCCAGCGCGGCGCGCATGAAGGGAAGGATGAAGCCATAGGCCAGGCGCGCAAACACCACCACCACCATGATCACCAGCGCGCCGGAGGCAATCATTGCCCATCCGCGGCGGCTGATGCCGTCATCGCCGGTCATGATCCCGGCCCGTGCCCCGGCCTGCTCAGGCGCCATGCTGCTGCCTCATGCCTGGCCGGGCGGGGCAAGGAAAGGATGGAAAGGCAGCCGGTGAGGGCTGCAGCCCGGGCTGGCCTGGCTGGCGTGATCGCTGCATGCAGCTGTCTCCATGATGTCGTTCTTATGCCGGGCATTATAGGAGAGGTCGGCCGTCCCCGTTGCGCCGTCGCGGCGTGCACAGGACCTTGAGCGATGCGCACTGCCTGCCGGCCGGTTTGCGCCTCATCGAGGCCATGCTTTTTCATGCGGCGCACCATGTCGATACAGCTTGGAGGCTGCCAGACTCTTCGGGTAGAATCGAGCGGTTTTGGCATGACAGGCAACATTTTGTTATCCATCTCGGTGCGTCGAAGCAAGGACATTTTCTCCAGCGCCGGCCAGTTTCGCGTTAACTACCCAGCTACCATGAAAAAACTACTAGCATTTCTCGCGCTTGCGGGTATTGCCCAGATCGCCGCAGCCGCGGACGCGAAAGGCAGTACGACAACGGCAGAAAACAAGGTTGCAAACTGTATCGGTTGCCACGGCATTCCAGGCTACAAGGCATCGTTCCCCGAGGTGTACCAGGTGCCGATGCTGGGTGGCCAGTCGGCAAAGTACATCGAGAACGCGCTCAATGCGTACAAGAAGGGCGAGCGCAAGCATCCCACCATGCGCGGCATCGCCGCCAGCCTGTCGGACCAGGACATCGCCGACGTCGCTGCCTATTACGCGCAGCAGAAATAAGGGAGCCACGATGAAATCATTTGCCATATCCTCCTTCATCGCGCTGTCCGCGCTGTCGCTGTCGGCACACGCTGCCGGCGACATCGCCGCCGGCAAGGCAGCCACCGAGAAGTACAACTGCGCCTCCTGCCACGGCAAGGACTACAACACGCCGATCGATCCTGGCTATCCCAAGCTGGCCGGCCAGCATCGTGACTACCTGGAGCATGCGCTGGTGGCTTACCAGCGTGGTGCCGACGGCGCGAACGGCCGCGGCAACGCCATCATGGCGGCCCAGGCCAAGCCACTGTCGCGCCAGGACATCACCAACATCGCTGCCTACCTGAACAGCCTGCCGGGCTCGCTGGTGCTGCGCAAGTAAGCCCGCCTGCAGCAAGCATGAAACAAGGCCACCGTGAGGTGGCCTTTTTGTTGCGGCATCGTTCGACGCCGCTGGATGAATAACGCAGGATGCGCTAGCGCCCGGCCCGCGTCCGTACGCACTCGAGGTAAGCGGCGCCATCCGGCGGCAGGCCGCTGCGCTGGGAGTTCCAGATCATTTGCCCCAGGCACTCCATGATTTCATGATGTGCCTCATGCTCCGAACCCAGGCGTTGCGTCAGCGCGCGGGCGGCTTCGCGGATGCCTGGCGGCTGGTCGATCGAGATCTGCTCCGCGATCGACACATGCATGGACAGGTGCAGGAAGGGATTGGCCTGCCCGCGTTCGACGCCGTAGTCCGCCGCCAGCGCCTGTTCGACGTCGCCCAGATCGCCGGCATATTCCGGGTGCTGGACGATCCAGTCGCGGGCGACTGCCTCCAGCGGCGTCAGTATTTCCCTGGCGCCGTCCTTGCGGTAAGCCTCGCAAAAGAATCGGCGGACATCGTGCTGCGAAGGGTTGAACATGGTCTTGCCTGTAATGGTCAGCGGTTGAAGGTCGGCGGGAATCAAACGGCCTTGTCGGGACGCGGCGTCTTCATCTTGTACTCGCACAGGTCGGCGATCATGCAGTTCCAGCATTGCGGATTGCGCGCCATGCAGGTATAGCGGCCATGGAGGATCAGCCAGTGATGCGCGTCCATCCTGAATTCGGGCGGCACGAACTTCATCAGCTTCTTCTCGACCTCGTCCACATTCTTGCCGGGGGCGATGCCTGTGCGGTTGGACACCCGGAATATATGGGTGTCCACCGCGATTGCAATCTCGCCGAAGGCCGTGTTGAGGATGACGTTGGCGGTCTTGCGGCCCACGCCCGGTAATGCCTCCAGTGCTTCGCGATTGCGGGGCACGTCGCCGCCGTGGAGTTCCACCAGCATGCGGCAGGTCTCGATCACGTTCCTTGCCTTGGTCCGGTACAGGCCAATGGTCTGGATGTAGGGGATCAGTCCCTCCACGCCCAGCGCATGAATCTGCGCCGGTGTGTTCGCAACCGGAAACAGCTTGCGCATGGCCTTGTTGACCGATACATCGGTCGCCTGCGCCGACAGGATGACTGCAATCAGCAGTTCAAACGGCGTGGTGTATTCCAGCTCGGTAGTGGGATGCGGGTTGGCGCGCTGGAAGCGGCTGAAGATCTCATGGCGTTTCAGATTGTTCATGCCTTGCTCCGCGCCGCCATTTCTTCCTTCTTGATGCGGGCGCGCTCGATGGCTGCGGCGATGATGGCCTTCTTGCGTTGCTGCTCGGCCTGTTCATCCGGCGTGGCGGCGGACTGCGCTTCTACCTCGCGCAGCTTGGCGGCGGCCTTGGCGGCAAGCCGCGCCTCGTTTTCCTCGCGTTCCCGCTGCAGCCGCTTGCGGCGAGCCACGTAACGCGCCCGTGCCGCGTCGGCCTCCGGCTGGGACCAGGCATCCCAGCCAGTGCGTCCGGGCGTTACTTCCACCATGGTGATGCAATCCACCGGGCAGGGCGGCACGCACAGGTCGCAGCCGGTGCAGAGTTGCGGCAGCACGGTGTGCATCTGCTTGGCAGCGCCGGCAATGGCGTCGACCGGGCAGGCCTGTATGCATAGCGTGCAGCCGATGCACAGGGATTCATCGATCAGGGCGACCGGGCGGGGACGTTCATTGCCATTGGCCGGGTTGAGCGGGATGACCGGCTCGCCCAGCAGGCCGGCCAATCGCGCCACGCCCTGCGCGCCGCCCGGTGGGCACTGGTTGTAGAGCGCTTGGCCTTCAGCGATGGCGACCGCATAGGCACGGCAGTCGGGATAACCGCATTTGGTGCATTGGGTTTGCGGCAGCAGGTTTTCGAGCTGGTCCGCGAGCGCGCTTGCTTGGGGATTCATGGTGTGGGTTTCAGGCATCCCGCCATTATCCCGGACAACATCGGCTGCCACAAATGAAAAAGCCGCCCGGCTTCAAGCGGGCGGCTTTACTGGGGAGACGGCTTTCAGGCGTGAGCGCGGATAAAGTCAGCGATCTTGGGCGCCACCATCTCGCGCCAGCGACGGCCCGAGAAAATGCCGTAATGGCCGCATTTGGGCGCCACGAAATGCTGCTTCTTCTCGCCCGGAATGCTGCTGCACAGGCCATGCGCCGCTTCGGTCTGGCCCGAGCCCGAGATATCGTCGAGCTCGCCTTCGATCGTGAACAGCGCAACCGACTGGATGTCCTGCGGGCGGACCAGCTTGCCTTCGACTTCCCACACGCCGCGCGGCAGGCAATGGTCCTGGAAAACCGTCTTGATGGTTTCCAGGTAATACTCCGCCGGCATGTCGAGCACGGCATTGTATTCGTCGTAGAACTTGCGATGCTCCTCCGCCGAGTCATGGTCGCCGGCACGCAGATGCATGTAGAAGTCCCAGTGGCTCTGCGCATGGCGCTGCGGGTTCATGGCGACGAAACCGGCATGCTGCAGGAAGCCGGGATAGACCTTGCGGCCAAACGCCGGATAGGTAGGCGGCACCGAATAGATCACATTGTTCTCGAACCAGGAGAACGGCTTTTCGGTTGCCAGGTTGTTGACCTCGGTCGGCGAGCGGCGCGGGTCGATCGGACCGCCCATCATGGTCATGGTTTTGGGCAGGCTGGGCTCCTTGTCGGTAGCCATCAGGGAAATGGCGGCCAGAACCGGTACCGTCGGCTGGCAGACCGAGATGACATGCACGTCCGGACCCAGGGTGCGGATGAAGTCCTGCACGTAGTAGATATAGTCATGCAGGTGGAATGCGCCTTCCGACACCGGCACCATGCGGGCATCGGTCCAGTCAGTGATATAGACATCGTGCAGCTTCACCAGCTCACGCACGGTTTCGCGCAGCAGCGTGGAGTGATGGCCCGACAGGGGCGCGACCAGCAGCACGGTGGGCTGGTCGACGGCGCTACCGGCCGGGAAATCCTTTTTGAAATGCAGGAGCCGGCAAAACGGCTTGTTGACCGCAACCAGTTCCACGATCGGCACTTCCTTGCCATTCACTACCGTCGTGGTGATGCCGAAGGGCGGCTTTTCATAATCCTTGCCGAGCCGGTACATCAGCTCGTATCCAGCCGCAATCCGTTGCGAGAACGGGGTATGCGCGAGTGGCGACACCGGATTGCTGAACAGTTTGGAGGAAGCTTCCGC
Coding sequences within:
- the nth gene encoding endonuclease III, which encodes MNNLKRHEIFSRFQRANPHPTTELEYTTPFELLIAVILSAQATDVSVNKAMRKLFPVANTPAQIHALGVEGLIPYIQTIGLYRTKARNVIETCRMLVELHGGDVPRNREALEALPGVGRKTANVILNTAFGEIAIAVDTHIFRVSNRTGIAPGKNVDEVEKKLMKFVPPEFRMDAHHWLILHGRYTCMARNPQCWNCMIADLCEYKMKTPRPDKAV
- a CDS encoding DUF1841 family protein: MFNPSQHDVRRFFCEAYRKDGAREILTPLEAVARDWIVQHPEYAGDLGDVEQALAADYGVERGQANPFLHLSMHVSIAEQISIDQPPGIREAARALTQRLGSEHEAHHEIMECLGQMIWNSQRSGLPPDGAAYLECVRTRAGR
- the rsxB gene encoding electron transport complex subunit RsxB, coding for MNPQASALADQLENLLPQTQCTKCGYPDCRAYAVAIAEGQALYNQCPPGGAQGVARLAGLLGEPVIPLNPANGNERPRPVALIDESLCIGCTLCIQACPVDAIAGAAKQMHTVLPQLCTGCDLCVPPCPVDCITMVEVTPGRTGWDAWSQPEADAARARYVARRKRLQREREENEARLAAKAAAKLREVEAQSAATPDEQAEQQRKKAIIAAAIERARIKKEEMAARSKA
- a CDS encoding MFS transporter, which gives rise to MAPEQAGARAGIMTGDDGISRRGWAMIASGALVIMVVVVFARLAYGFILPFMRAALGLSYQQAGTLGTASALGYLVLIMVAGMAAARWGGRAAVLCGVAMTAAGFGGLALASDYRVLMGLMALLGFGTAFSYTPVISLLAGWFPQRRGAVIGIANSGVGLGLLITGALVPYLNTALGENGWRMAWALFAATALMALTAAFFLLRNPASSGAAGKHRVDKARVFRDRHVITVGLLYGIVGITYIVQAVFMYSFALEAGLSALTAGKLAAASGILSIFASPCWGWLSDRYGRPAVLRICVSLTLVATLIPVIWPVLGGFAAHFLVVGCTLSGMFSAILAASTETVAPHEAPLAVSFVTLFYAVGQFAGPAAAGLLIEHAGGFRAAFAATCMVLAAGVVLTLRLGRRQARP
- a CDS encoding cytochrome c is translated as MKSFAISSFIALSALSLSAHAAGDIAAGKAATEKYNCASCHGKDYNTPIDPGYPKLAGQHRDYLEHALVAYQRGADGANGRGNAIMAAQAKPLSRQDITNIAAYLNSLPGSLVLRK
- the phaZ gene encoding polyhydroxyalkanoate depolymerase, translated to MLYQFHEINRTLLNPLVQWAEASSKLFSNPVSPLAHTPFSQRIAAGYELMYRLGKDYEKPPFGITTTVVNGKEVPIVELVAVNKPFCRLLHFKKDFPAGSAVDQPTVLLVAPLSGHHSTLLRETVRELVKLHDVYITDWTDARMVPVSEGAFHLHDYIYYVQDFIRTLGPDVHVISVCQPTVPVLAAISLMATDKEPSLPKTMTMMGGPIDPRRSPTEVNNLATEKPFSWFENNVIYSVPPTYPAFGRKVYPGFLQHAGFVAMNPQRHAQSHWDFYMHLRAGDHDSAEEHRKFYDEYNAVLDMPAEYYLETIKTVFQDHCLPRGVWEVEGKLVRPQDIQSVALFTIEGELDDISGSGQTEAAHGLCSSIPGEKKQHFVAPKCGHYGIFSGRRWREMVAPKIADFIRAHA
- a CDS encoding cytochrome c, with the protein product MKKLLAFLALAGIAQIAAAADAKGSTTTAENKVANCIGCHGIPGYKASFPEVYQVPMLGGQSAKYIENALNAYKKGERKHPTMRGIAASLSDQDIADVAAYYAQQK